One region of Arvicola amphibius chromosome 3, mArvAmp1.2, whole genome shotgun sequence genomic DNA includes:
- the LOC119809807 gene encoding olfactory receptor 8B8-like produces the protein MAVANDSVVTEFILLGLTGQSNLQIPLFLLFLVMYMITALGNLALIILIVLNSHLHTPMYFFLFNLSFVDFCYSSVITPKMLMNFILKENFISYVGCMTQFYLFCFCVISECYVLTSMAYDRYVAICNPLLYNISMSPKVCSYLILVSYFMGFSGAMIHTGCVLRLTFCDGNIINHYFCDVLPLLQLSCTSTYINKIEIFIVAGKDIILPTVIIFISYGLIISSIFQMRSNEGRSKAFSTCSSHIIAVSLFFGSGAFMYLKPNSAGPTNNGKTSSIIYTTVIPMMNPLIYSLRNKDVKAALRNTLSKKVF, from the coding sequence ATGGCCGTGGCAAATGACTCTGTGGTAACTGAATTTATTCTCTTGGGGCTAACAGGACAGTCCAACCTCCAAATACCCCTGTTCCTACTCTTTCTAGTAATGTATATGATAACAGCATTGGGAAACTTGGCTCTCATAATTCTCATTGTGCTGAATTCTCACCTTCATACAcctatgtattttttcctttttaacttatCCTTTGTAGATTTTTGTTACTCTTCTGTAATTACACCGAAAATGTTAATGAACTTCATACTAAAGGAAAATTTCATCTCCTATGTAGGATGTATGACCCAGTTCtacttattttgtttctgtgtcattTCTGAGTGTTATGTCCTAACATCAATGGCCTATGATCGTTATGTAGCCATCTGTAATCCACTGTTGTATAATATTTCCATGTCTCCCAAGGTGTGTTCCTATCTTATACTTGTTTCATACTTCATGGGGTTTTCTGGTGCCATGATCCACACTGGTTGTGTCCTCAGGCTGACCTTCTGTGATGGGAACATCATCAACCACTATTTCTGTGATGTCCTCCCTTTGCTGCAGCTCTCCTGCACTAGCACCTACATTAACAAGATAGAGATATTTATTGTAGCGGGAAAAGACATCATTCTACCCACTGTCATCATCTTTATCTCTTATGGCTTGATCATTTCCAGCATATTCCAAATGAGGTCCAATGAGGGCAGATCAAAAGCCTTCAGCACTTGCAGCTCCCACATAAttgctgtctctctgttcttTGGATCTGGAGCATTTATGTATCTCAAGCCCAACTCAGCTGGACCAACAAATAATGGAAAAACATCTTCAATAATTTATACCACTGTAATTCCCATGATGAATCCATTAATTTATAGCTTGAGGAACAAAGACGTTAAAGCTGCGTTAAGAAACACTCTGAGCAAGAAAGTGTTTTAA